The following proteins are encoded in a genomic region of Synechococcus sp. CBW1002:
- the eno gene encoding phosphopyruvate hydratase gives MIDSLDLVIDSIVAREVLDSRGTPTVEAEVYLEGGANARAIVPSGASTGAHEAHELRDGGKAYFGKGVTQAVTNIEERIAPALCGLSALDQVAVDNAMAELDGSDNKSVLGANAILAVSLAVAQAAAKGLNLPLYRYLGGPMANLLPVPLMNVINGGAHATNNLDFQEFMLVPHGANSFREALRMGAEVFHTLKGLLHDQGLSTAVGDEGGFAPDLASNDAAGELLVKAIEKAGYRAGDQISLALDVASTEFFKDGRYAFGGSHYTSAEMVDQLAALVSRFPIVSIEDGLAEDDWDGWDLLTQKLGGTVQLVGDDLFVTNTERLQQGIDRGVANSILIKVNQIGSLTETLQAIDLAGRAGYTSVISHRSGETEDVTIADLAVATRAGQIKTGSLSRSERVAKYNQLLRIEDELGNQAVFAGAVDRGPRGKG, from the coding sequence GTGATCGATTCCCTCGACCTCGTCATCGATTCCATCGTTGCCCGCGAGGTGCTCGACTCCCGCGGCACCCCCACCGTGGAAGCCGAGGTCTACCTCGAGGGTGGCGCCAACGCCCGGGCGATCGTGCCCAGCGGCGCCAGTACCGGTGCCCATGAGGCCCATGAACTGCGCGACGGCGGCAAGGCCTACTTCGGCAAAGGCGTGACCCAGGCCGTGACCAACATCGAAGAGCGGATCGCGCCGGCCCTCTGCGGCCTCAGCGCCCTCGACCAGGTGGCGGTGGACAACGCCATGGCGGAACTGGACGGCAGTGACAACAAATCCGTGCTGGGCGCCAATGCCATCCTGGCCGTGAGTCTGGCGGTGGCCCAGGCCGCCGCCAAGGGGCTCAATCTGCCCCTCTACCGCTACCTGGGCGGTCCGATGGCGAATCTGCTGCCGGTGCCCCTGATGAACGTGATCAACGGCGGCGCCCACGCCACCAACAACCTTGATTTTCAGGAGTTCATGCTGGTGCCCCACGGCGCCAACAGCTTCCGCGAAGCCCTGCGCATGGGGGCCGAGGTGTTCCACACCCTCAAGGGTCTGCTGCACGACCAGGGCCTCTCCACCGCCGTGGGCGACGAGGGCGGTTTCGCGCCGGATCTGGCCAGCAACGATGCCGCCGGCGAGCTGCTGGTCAAGGCGATCGAGAAGGCCGGCTACCGCGCTGGTGATCAGATCTCCCTGGCCCTCGACGTGGCCAGCACCGAGTTCTTCAAGGACGGTCGCTATGCCTTCGGCGGCAGCCACTACACCAGCGCCGAGATGGTGGATCAGCTGGCGGCCCTGGTGAGCCGTTTCCCGATCGTGTCGATCGAAGATGGCCTGGCGGAAGACGACTGGGATGGCTGGGATCTGCTCACCCAGAAGCTGGGCGGCACGGTGCAGCTGGTGGGCGACGATCTGTTCGTGACCAACACCGAGCGGCTTCAGCAGGGCATCGACCGGGGCGTGGCCAACTCGATCCTGATCAAGGTGAACCAGATCGGTTCCCTCACCGAGACCCTGCAGGCGATCGACCTGGCCGGCCGGGCCGGCTACACCAGCGTGATCAGCCACCGCAGCGGCGAAACCGAAGACGTGACCATCGCCGACCTGGCGGTGGCCACCCGGGCCGGCCAGATCAAGACCGGCTCCCTGAGCCGCTCCGAGCGGGTGGCCAAGTACAACCAGCTGCTGCGCATCGAAGACGAACTGGGGAACCAGGCCGTCTTCGCCGGCGCCGTGGACCGCGGCCCCCGCGGCAAGGGCTGA
- a CDS encoding acyltransferase family protein, translated as MKSIVAEGEVRKSNYRPEIDGLRALAVIAVIVNHINKNAMPSGYLGVDIFFVMSGFVITSSLANHRSESLQDFFLGFYARRLKRLIPALALFTVITSLLICFFNPEPYNELGLAWKGMFGISNLSLYGSATDYFASSTELNPFTHTWSLGVEEQFYLVYPFLIWFSGFGRATVRGESNLLWVTGLLSVASLIGFLYLYQVNQPAAYFLMPPRFWEIGAGSLLFLGLRHPSQLLRWTESLPPLAVAACLVAILWLPLELAVIGTLAVVIATAVLIACLRKGTLMYAVLTNDKITYIGLISYSLYLWHWGILSISRWTIGIRWWSIPVQVALMLALGILSYRYVETPLRRAEWSAMRWKTIGFAISASAGTAGLVIGLQRLPISLYTGEQLELAARGVESLLQKFTLSGTGRAWQGRPCVLTENSEAGKIITSAGCTLGDPGKAKRRVLVLGNSFSAAFVQAFSKLVKRDGYAITITSSWGASPVKGMDNFSAYKEVNTYYWEQVAPSLMKDLRRGDLVFLINDLSDLTPAADTGRAQRRRQQFKRGLEELSQELSSKGVHLAVLHGLPFAREANCKPVNAIPQWFRPPGNHCPIPNKEVSLVRRSKLDMILREQERTRKITVVDLFDIFCSRKECTYLGRDGEVLYRDEHSHPSVEAARLSANAIRKALMAQ; from the coding sequence TTGAAAAGCATTGTCGCAGAAGGAGAGGTCAGAAAATCCAACTACAGGCCCGAGATTGATGGTCTAAGGGCCCTGGCGGTGATCGCCGTTATCGTGAATCACATCAACAAGAACGCCATGCCCAGTGGCTATCTCGGCGTGGACATCTTTTTCGTGATGTCTGGCTTTGTCATCACCTCGTCTCTGGCCAATCACCGCAGTGAGTCGCTCCAGGACTTCTTCCTCGGCTTCTATGCCAGGCGCCTCAAAAGGCTGATCCCAGCCTTGGCTCTCTTCACGGTCATTACCAGTCTGTTGATCTGCTTTTTCAACCCCGAACCGTACAACGAACTTGGGCTTGCATGGAAAGGGATGTTTGGCATCTCCAATCTCAGCCTTTACGGATCGGCAACTGACTATTTTGCCTCTTCAACCGAGCTGAATCCATTTACCCACACCTGGTCTCTGGGGGTCGAGGAGCAGTTTTATCTTGTTTATCCATTTTTGATTTGGTTCTCAGGATTCGGCCGCGCCACGGTCAGGGGTGAATCCAATCTGCTCTGGGTGACTGGGCTTCTCTCCGTCGCATCACTGATCGGATTCCTTTATCTCTATCAAGTGAATCAGCCAGCAGCTTATTTTCTGATGCCGCCTCGGTTCTGGGAAATCGGGGCGGGGAGCTTGCTGTTTCTGGGCCTGAGGCATCCCAGTCAACTGCTGCGGTGGACAGAATCCCTGCCACCCCTGGCCGTTGCCGCCTGCCTGGTGGCGATCCTATGGCTGCCTTTGGAGCTGGCTGTCATCGGCACGCTTGCCGTCGTTATCGCCACGGCAGTGCTGATTGCATGCCTGAGAAAGGGGACGTTGATGTACGCTGTCTTGACTAATGACAAGATAACGTACATCGGTCTGATTTCATACTCTCTCTATCTTTGGCATTGGGGAATTCTCTCGATCAGCCGATGGACGATTGGGATTCGCTGGTGGTCGATCCCCGTCCAAGTGGCGCTGATGCTTGCCTTGGGAATTCTCTCCTATCGATATGTCGAGACACCTTTGCGTCGAGCGGAGTGGTCCGCAATGCGATGGAAAACGATCGGCTTTGCGATCAGCGCATCCGCAGGTACGGCTGGCTTGGTGATCGGCCTGCAGAGGCTGCCGATTTCTCTTTATACCGGAGAGCAGCTTGAACTTGCCGCCAGGGGAGTGGAATCCCTTCTGCAGAAGTTTACCCTTTCAGGAACAGGTCGTGCGTGGCAAGGGCGGCCATGCGTGCTGACTGAAAACTCAGAGGCTGGCAAGATCATCACCTCTGCCGGATGCACATTGGGCGACCCAGGCAAGGCAAAGCGTCGGGTGCTGGTGCTGGGTAATTCATTCTCTGCAGCATTTGTGCAAGCCTTCAGTAAGCTGGTCAAGAGAGATGGCTACGCCATTACGATCACGTCATCCTGGGGGGCGTCTCCCGTCAAGGGGATGGATAACTTCAGCGCGTATAAAGAAGTAAACACGTATTACTGGGAGCAAGTCGCGCCCTCATTGATGAAAGATCTGCGCAGAGGAGATTTGGTCTTTCTGATCAACGATTTATCAGATCTCACGCCAGCAGCAGATACGGGCAGAGCTCAAAGGCGGCGTCAACAATTTAAGCGAGGATTGGAGGAGCTCTCCCAGGAGCTCTCCTCCAAAGGGGTTCACCTTGCCGTGCTTCACGGCCTTCCGTTTGCCCGCGAGGCGAACTGCAAGCCCGTGAACGCCATCCCTCAGTGGTTCCGACCGCCGGGGAATCACTGCCCGATTCCCAATAAAGAAGTATCTCTGGTGAGGCGATCCAAGTTGGACATGATTTTACGAGAGCAAGAAAGGACTCGGAAGATCACAGTGGTGGATCTTTTCGATATCTTCTGCTCGCGTAAGGAATGCACCTACCTTGGTCGAGATGGCGAGGTTCTTTACCGTGACGAGCATTCCCACCCATCGGTGGAAGCAGCACGGCTGTCAGCCAATGCGATTCGTAAGGCACTCATGGCGCAATGA
- a CDS encoding IS3 family transposase, which yields MIPSGDRGAIVALLQEGISRGLSAKAIADLFGLATRTLRRWGLMIRTQGFSCDQRKGASRHVMHRFSEEERQQVLSTVNDPRFADLTPGQIVAILAEEGVYVGSESTIYRIMRQEGLLNHRGRSRPPREPREPPVLEATGIHQVLAWDITLLPGPAKGQFYYLYMVMDVWSRRILGVEVHDRECGELAKHFFDRVCRDEGISSGSTTILHADNGAPMRSYTLAAKLAELGISLSFSRPRVSNDNAYVESWFRTMKYHQSYPVRRFRDLLSVRAWVDGFVDWYNAEHRHSGIKYVTPNQRHYGEADAICRVRQQTYEQARAQHPRRWARPPRDWAQPTVVRVNHPRPQDTVAA from the coding sequence TTGATTCCGTCTGGCGATCGCGGTGCGATCGTCGCGCTTCTACAGGAAGGCATCAGTCGTGGCCTTTCGGCCAAGGCCATTGCTGATCTTTTCGGCCTGGCGACACGCACGCTGAGGCGATGGGGCTTGATGATTCGGACCCAGGGATTCAGCTGCGATCAACGCAAGGGAGCGTCCAGGCATGTCATGCATCGTTTCAGCGAGGAGGAGCGCCAACAGGTGTTGTCCACTGTCAACGATCCACGCTTTGCCGATCTCACGCCTGGTCAGATCGTGGCGATCCTTGCCGAGGAGGGAGTCTACGTGGGATCGGAGTCAACGATTTACCGCATCATGCGCCAGGAAGGCCTGTTAAATCATCGCGGCAGGAGCCGCCCACCGCGGGAGCCAAGAGAGCCACCCGTGCTGGAGGCAACGGGCATCCATCAAGTGCTGGCCTGGGATATCACCCTGTTGCCGGGGCCTGCGAAGGGTCAGTTCTACTACCTTTATATGGTGATGGATGTGTGGAGCCGGCGCATCCTTGGCGTTGAGGTGCACGATCGTGAATGCGGCGAACTGGCCAAGCACTTCTTTGATCGTGTCTGCCGTGATGAAGGGATCAGCTCGGGGTCGACCACGATCCTGCACGCCGATAACGGAGCACCCATGCGCTCCTACACCTTGGCCGCCAAGCTGGCCGAGCTCGGCATCTCCCTGTCATTCTCGCGGCCGCGGGTGAGCAATGACAACGCCTACGTTGAGTCATGGTTCCGAACCATGAAATATCACCAGAGCTATCCAGTGCGTCGTTTCCGGGATCTTCTCTCAGTGCGTGCCTGGGTCGATGGTTTTGTTGACTGGTACAACGCTGAGCATCGTCACAGCGGCATCAAGTATGTGACGCCCAATCAACGTCACTACGGAGAAGCTGACGCGATCTGCAGAGTCCGTCAGCAGACCTATGAGCAGGCGCGTGCGCAACATCCACGCCGCTGGGCCAGGCCACCTCGCGATTGGGCTCAGCCAACAGTCGTGCGGGTCAACCATCCCAGACCGCAGGACACTGTCGCTGCTTGA
- a CDS encoding DUF2256 domain-containing protein, giving the protein MTMAIVLQFVTDRGSAPTSLMPHHAERPTKVCQACGRPFQWRKKWKDVWEEVRYCSDRCRRTRNDRRNQARISA; this is encoded by the coding sequence ATGACCATGGCCATAGTATTGCAGTTTGTAACGGACCGTGGCTCGGCGCCCACTTCCCTGATGCCCCATCACGCGGAGCGACCCACCAAGGTCTGCCAGGCCTGCGGCAGGCCCTTTCAGTGGCGCAAGAAATGGAAGGACGTCTGGGAGGAGGTTCGCTACTGCTCGGATCGCTGCCGCAGGACCCGCAACGACCGCAGAAACCAAGCCCGGATCTCTGCCTAG
- a CDS encoding IS1182 family transposase, which yields MQKRKTFRPWQPQQATLLPPSPREWLSEDHQVYFLLDLVDELDLSAILVPAQAKDPRGEKGFDPRMMTMLLLYAYCVGIVSSRKIERACYEDLAFRVLTGNQQPDHSRISEFRRRNLDALKGLFIQILRLCQKAGMVSLGHVALDGTKVQANASKHKAMSHERMLRAEKELQKEINALIRKAEILDAQEDRRYGKGNLGSELPDELRHKQGRLAKIRQARKEMEAETAAAAARQRQEEAEKARAKATAAEESDGSAPEQAELNRKAEAAAAKAAAAGDKAIEAAESAGLEPPDLEPLASDAMPRRGLARKADGTPTAKTQRNFTDSDSHLMQSGGTYLQGYNCQLAVDSDHQVIVAVGVSNQPPDVEHLEPMLERIAASAGELPDVMTMDAGYWSDDNAGHCEDLGIDAYIATGRLPHGKPPPPQRGPLPRDADARTRMARKIRSKKGSRIYAQRKAIVEPVNGQIKEGRGLRRFLLRGLEKVDGEWHLIAATHNLLKLFRYRRSQQQLWAAATG from the coding sequence ATGCAGAAGCGCAAGACCTTTCGCCCCTGGCAGCCGCAGCAGGCCACCCTGCTGCCGCCGTCACCGCGTGAGTGGCTCTCAGAAGACCACCAGGTGTATTTCCTGCTGGACCTGGTGGATGAGCTGGATCTCTCCGCGATCCTCGTACCCGCTCAGGCCAAGGACCCCCGCGGAGAGAAGGGATTCGATCCACGCATGATGACGATGCTGCTGCTTTACGCCTACTGCGTGGGCATCGTCTCCTCCAGGAAGATCGAGCGGGCCTGCTACGAGGATCTGGCATTCCGCGTGCTGACCGGCAACCAGCAGCCGGACCACAGCCGAATCAGCGAGTTCCGCCGGCGCAACCTTGATGCCCTCAAGGGCCTGTTTATTCAGATCCTGCGCCTGTGCCAGAAGGCGGGGATGGTGAGCCTGGGCCATGTGGCCCTCGATGGCACCAAGGTGCAGGCCAATGCCTCCAAGCACAAGGCGATGAGCCACGAGCGGATGCTCAGGGCGGAGAAGGAGCTCCAGAAGGAAATCAACGCCTTGATCCGCAAGGCCGAGATCCTGGATGCCCAGGAAGACCGGCGCTACGGCAAAGGAAACCTGGGCAGTGAACTTCCCGATGAGCTGCGCCACAAGCAGGGCCGCCTCGCAAAAATCCGTCAGGCCCGCAAGGAGATGGAGGCGGAAACCGCTGCAGCTGCAGCGCGGCAGCGGCAGGAGGAAGCCGAGAAGGCCAGAGCCAAAGCGACCGCAGCCGAGGAATCGGATGGATCGGCCCCTGAGCAGGCCGAGCTGAACAGGAAAGCGGAAGCCGCAGCGGCAAAGGCAGCAGCGGCGGGGGACAAAGCCATCGAGGCCGCCGAGAGCGCTGGCCTCGAGCCACCAGATCTGGAGCCACTCGCCTCTGACGCGATGCCCAGGCGTGGTCTGGCGAGAAAGGCTGACGGCACACCGACGGCCAAGACCCAACGGAATTTCACAGATTCCGACAGCCACCTCATGCAGTCCGGCGGCACCTACCTGCAGGGCTACAACTGCCAGCTGGCGGTCGACAGTGACCACCAGGTGATCGTGGCGGTGGGCGTCAGCAACCAGCCACCGGACGTGGAGCACCTGGAGCCCATGCTGGAGCGGATCGCCGCCAGCGCCGGTGAACTGCCGGACGTGATGACGATGGATGCGGGCTACTGGAGCGACGACAACGCAGGTCACTGTGAGGACCTTGGCATTGACGCCTACATCGCCACCGGCCGTCTGCCGCATGGGAAGCCGCCACCGCCACAGCGAGGACCGCTGCCCAGAGATGCCGACGCCAGAACCCGCATGGCCCGCAAGATCAGAAGCAAGAAGGGATCCAGGATCTACGCCCAGCGCAAAGCGATCGTGGAGCCGGTGAACGGCCAGATCAAGGAAGGCCGGGGCCTGCGGCGGTTTCTCTTGCGGGGCCTGGAGAAGGTCGATGGTGAATGGCATCTGATCGCTGCCACCCACAACCTGCTCAAGTTGTTCCGGTACAGGCGATCACAGCAGCAGCTCTGGGCAGCAGCGACGGGATGA
- a CDS encoding transposase: protein MQPPYDAALRQAVRLRMSPPNLESVAEIARDTGITAQTIYNWRSQWQKQGQLVPATNRPPEQWSAADKLAAVIQAAGLNGSELGSFCRERGLYPKQVARWRQAAEDANGPSAPSMADQRELQRKNQELVRRNRQLERELQKKEKALTEAATLLMLSKKFNQIFQPDEDP, encoded by the coding sequence ATGCAACCGCCCTATGACGCCGCTCTGCGGCAAGCCGTCCGCCTGCGGATGAGCCCTCCGAACCTTGAGAGCGTGGCTGAGATCGCCCGCGACACCGGGATCACGGCGCAGACCATCTACAACTGGCGGAGCCAGTGGCAGAAGCAGGGCCAGCTGGTGCCTGCCACGAACCGGCCGCCGGAGCAGTGGAGCGCTGCCGACAAGCTGGCAGCCGTGATCCAGGCCGCAGGACTGAACGGAAGCGAGCTCGGGTCGTTCTGCAGGGAGCGGGGGCTGTACCCCAAGCAGGTTGCCCGTTGGCGCCAGGCCGCCGAGGATGCCAATGGCCCCAGCGCGCCGAGCATGGCTGATCAGCGGGAACTGCAACGCAAGAATCAGGAACTGGTCCGGCGGAATCGCCAGCTGGAGCGTGAATTGCAGAAGAAAGAAAAAGCACTGACAGAAGCGGCGACGTTGTTGATGCTCTCAAAAAAGTTCAACCAGATCTTTCAACCGGACGAGGATCCTTGA
- the gloA gene encoding lactoylglutathione lyase: MRLLHTMLRVGDLERSLTFYTEVLGMRLLRRKDYPSGRFTLAFVGYGDESDTTVLELTHNWDTDTYTVGSGYGHIAIGVDDIQATCAAIGAKGGRVVREPGPMKHGSTVIAFLEDPDGYKVELIQRSAPAAASA, from the coding sequence ATGCGATTGCTGCACACCATGCTCCGGGTCGGAGATCTGGAACGCTCGCTCACCTTTTATACGGAGGTGCTGGGGATGCGGTTACTGCGCCGCAAGGACTACCCCTCCGGTCGCTTCACCCTGGCCTTCGTGGGCTATGGCGACGAGAGTGACACCACGGTGCTGGAACTCACCCATAACTGGGACACGGACACGTACACGGTGGGCAGCGGCTACGGCCACATCGCCATCGGTGTGGACGACATCCAGGCCACCTGTGCCGCCATCGGTGCCAAAGGGGGCCGGGTGGTGCGGGAGCCGGGGCCGATGAAGCACGGCAGCACCGTGATCGCTTTCCTGGAGGATCCCGATGGCTACAAGGTGGAGCTGATCCAGCGCTCCGCCCCGGCGGCGGCGTCCGCCTGA
- a CDS encoding AarF/ABC1/UbiB kinase family protein has protein sequence MTVSGVAGSGHAVTAQAVSGVAAGAPTRGIGSWRRARLDDATRIWRPLRIWGLTLKLLASLWWDGRRWSYPGGFTPERLAARQRRRARWLTQQFLSLGSAFIKLGQLLSARPDVLPADVVEELSHLQDRVPAFPFSVVEGLLEQELGERCAEILDLEEVPLGSASLAQVHRASLRSGRQVVFKVQRPGLERLFRLDLEVLQQVAAAVQRHPRWGQGRDWIGIAKECRRVLLRELDFRLEAEHAARFRQQFLEDPGIRIPAVVWELSSRRVLCLDYVPGIKITDRPALVAAGIEPAAVAEKGAASYLQQLVRFGFFHADPHPGNLAVATDGALIYYDFGMMGQISERLRSRLGRMVRAAAARDATTLVEELQQAGVIAEGVDLGPVRRLVRVMLTEALTPPFSSNVLQKLSGDLYDLVYGQPFRLPPELIFVMRALSTFEGVGRSLDPGFSLVSIARPYLLPLMTASGSGPNDLINELGRQAAEVGSRALGIPRRLDESLARIEQGDLQVQIRAGETDRLLRRLALAQQSAGQSFLLGGLAVAAALLAASARPALVAIPLVLGLPVATGWLKLQSRLQRDGRIDQLQGGGKG, from the coding sequence ATGACGGTCAGCGGCGTCGCGGGCTCGGGTCACGCGGTCACAGCTCAGGCGGTCAGCGGTGTCGCGGCTGGTGCGCCAACCCGTGGCATCGGTTCGTGGCGCCGTGCACGGCTCGATGACGCCACTCGGATCTGGCGGCCGCTGCGGATCTGGGGCCTCACTCTGAAACTGTTGGCCAGCCTCTGGTGGGATGGCCGTCGCTGGAGTTATCCCGGTGGCTTCACGCCGGAGCGACTGGCGGCACGGCAGCGCCGCCGGGCCCGCTGGCTCACCCAACAATTCCTCTCGTTGGGCTCGGCCTTCATCAAGCTCGGCCAGCTGTTGTCAGCCCGTCCTGATGTGCTGCCCGCCGATGTGGTGGAGGAACTCTCCCATCTGCAGGACCGGGTGCCCGCCTTTCCGTTTTCCGTGGTGGAGGGTCTGCTGGAGCAGGAACTGGGCGAGCGTTGCGCCGAGATCCTCGATCTCGAGGAGGTGCCTCTCGGCTCGGCCAGCCTGGCCCAGGTGCACCGCGCCAGCCTGCGCAGCGGCCGCCAGGTGGTGTTCAAGGTGCAGCGCCCCGGCCTGGAGCGCCTTTTCCGCCTCGATCTGGAGGTGCTGCAGCAGGTGGCGGCGGCCGTGCAGCGCCACCCCCGCTGGGGCCAGGGGCGCGACTGGATCGGCATTGCCAAGGAATGCCGCCGCGTGCTGCTGCGGGAGCTTGATTTCCGCCTGGAGGCCGAGCATGCCGCCCGCTTTCGTCAGCAGTTCCTGGAGGATCCGGGCATCCGCATCCCGGCAGTGGTGTGGGAACTGAGCAGCCGCCGCGTGCTCTGCCTGGATTACGTGCCGGGCATCAAGATCACCGACCGGCCAGCCCTGGTGGCCGCGGGGATCGAGCCCGCCGCCGTGGCGGAGAAGGGCGCCGCCAGTTATCTGCAACAGCTGGTGCGCTTCGGCTTCTTCCATGCCGATCCCCACCCCGGCAACCTGGCCGTGGCAACCGATGGTGCCCTCATCTATTACGACTTCGGCATGATGGGGCAGATTTCGGAGCGGCTGCGCAGCCGCCTCGGCCGCATGGTGCGAGCCGCCGCGGCGCGGGATGCCACCACCTTGGTGGAGGAATTGCAGCAGGCCGGTGTGATCGCCGAGGGCGTTGATCTCGGACCGGTCCGGCGTCTGGTGCGGGTGATGCTCACCGAGGCGCTCACACCTCCGTTCAGCTCCAACGTGCTGCAGAAGCTGTCCGGAGATCTCTATGACCTCGTCTATGGCCAGCCATTCCGCCTGCCGCCGGAACTGATCTTCGTGATGCGGGCCCTCTCCACCTTCGAGGGGGTGGGCCGCAGCCTCGATCCCGGCTTTAGCCTGGTTTCCATTGCCCGCCCTTACCTGCTGCCCCTGATGACTGCCAGTGGGTCCGGCCCCAACGATCTGATCAACGAGCTGGGTCGCCAGGCGGCCGAAGTCGGCAGCCGCGCCCTGGGCATCCCCCGTCGCCTCGATGAGAGCCTGGCCCGCATCGAGCAGGGGGATCTGCAGGTGCAGATCCGTGCCGGTGAAACCGACCGGCTGCTGCGGCGCCTGGCCCTGGCGCAGCAGAGTGCCGGTCAGTCCTTCCTGCTGGGCGGCCTGGCCGTTGCAGCCGCTCTGCTGGCAGCCAGCGCCAGGCCTGCCCTGGTGGCGATTCCCCTGGTTCTCGGTCTGCCGGTGGCAACGGGATGGCTGAAGCTGCAGTCGCGGCTGCAGCGGGATGGCCGGATCGATCAGCTGCAGGGTGGCGGCAAGGGCTGA